The following are encoded together in the Chloroflexota bacterium genome:
- the panB gene encoding 3-methyl-2-oxobutanoate hydroxymethyltransferase: protein MAGRQKVTLGSLYDKMRQGTPITMITCYDYPMADLVEKAGVDMVLVGDSLGMTILGYDSTLPVTQDVMMPHVQAVRRGTPNAWLIGDMPYMTYQPSVETAIRCAGRFMAEAACDGVKLEGGIEMADRVAGIVKSGIPCMGHLGLTPQSVSALGGYKVQGKGATQAKKIIDDAKALEDAGCYSILLEMVPDRVCEIITKRAGIPIISLGSGINAHGQLLIFHDMFGLYPKFKPRMAKVFGDAGKVIGDGLKQYVAEVTSKQFPQSENWFGIKDEEYAELLKMLEK from the coding sequence ATGGCTGGACGACAAAAAGTGACGCTCGGTTCGCTGTACGACAAGATGCGCCAGGGTACGCCGATCACCATGATCACTTGCTACGATTATCCGATGGCAGACCTGGTCGAGAAAGCCGGCGTGGACATGGTGCTCGTCGGCGATTCGTTAGGCATGACGATCCTGGGTTACGATTCGACCTTGCCCGTGACCCAGGATGTGATGATGCCGCACGTGCAAGCGGTACGGCGCGGCACGCCGAATGCGTGGCTCATCGGCGATATGCCGTACATGACGTACCAGCCGTCCGTCGAGACCGCGATTCGCTGCGCCGGTCGTTTCATGGCAGAAGCCGCGTGTGACGGCGTGAAGCTCGAAGGCGGTATCGAGATGGCGGATCGCGTCGCGGGCATTGTCAAGTCTGGAATTCCGTGCATGGGACACCTGGGATTGACGCCGCAAAGCGTGTCCGCGCTCGGCGGGTACAAAGTGCAAGGCAAAGGCGCGACGCAGGCGAAGAAGATTATTGACGATGCCAAGGCACTCGAAGACGCCGGGTGCTATTCGATTTTGCTCGAAATGGTTCCCGACCGCGTGTGCGAGATCATCACGAAACGCGCGGGCATCCCGATCATCAGTCTCGGTTCGGGAATAAACGCGCACGGACAGTTGCTCATCTTCCACGATATGTTCGGATTGTACCCCAAGTTCAAACCCAGGATGGCAAAAGTGTTTGGCGATGCGGGTAAAGTGATCGGCGATGGGTTGAAGCAGTACGTCGCCGAGGTCACGTCGAAACAATTTCCGCAGTCCGAAAACTGGTTCGGCATCAAGGATGAAGAGTACGCCGAGTTATTGAAGATGCTAGAAAAGTAA
- a CDS encoding methyltransferase domain-containing protein: protein MTASRSVYESTRLADGYAFARPPVHPRVIAMIADHQSQRRSVRALDVGCGAGRSTDALVPLADVVVGIEPIYTMLTYCRAVAPNAQFAVAFAESLPFANRAFDLITAAGSLNYADLGRFLPDAVRILTPTGTLIIYDFSAGRRFRDDDALDKWFAEFERRYPFQPGYALDVRAMDFARCGLRLDAYHEFEIALPMSTDAYGRYVLSETNVERAIARGVPENEIRDWCSRTIAAIFGDAPREVLFTGYVAYVKPA from the coding sequence ATGACTGCATCAAGAAGCGTTTACGAAAGTACGCGTCTCGCCGATGGCTACGCGTTCGCGCGACCGCCGGTGCATCCGCGCGTCATCGCAATGATCGCCGATCATCAAAGTCAACGCCGCAGTGTGCGCGCGCTCGATGTCGGATGCGGCGCGGGTCGCTCGACCGATGCGCTTGTGCCGCTCGCGGATGTCGTGGTTGGCATCGAGCCAATCTACACGATGCTGACGTATTGCCGCGCGGTAGCTCCAAACGCGCAATTTGCAGTTGCATTTGCGGAAAGTCTGCCGTTCGCCAATCGCGCGTTCGACCTCATCACCGCGGCTGGCTCGTTGAACTACGCCGACCTGGGTCGCTTTTTGCCAGACGCGGTACGCATTCTCACGCCGACTGGCACGCTCATCATTTACGATTTTTCCGCAGGTAGGCGTTTTCGCGATGACGATGCGCTGGACAAGTGGTTCGCCGAGTTTGAACGTCGTTATCCTTTCCAACCCGGTTATGCGCTCGATGTGCGCGCGATGGATTTCGCGCGATGCGGTCTGCGACTCGACGCGTACCACGAATTTGAGATCGCGTTGCCTATGAGCACGGACGCGTACGGGCGATACGTTCTCAGTGAAACGAATGTGGAGCGCGCAATTGCGCGCGGCGTACCGGAAAACGAAATTCGCGATTGGTGCAGTCGCACGATTGCGGCAATTTTCGGGGATGCTCCGCGCGAGGTTTTGTTTACTGGATATGTGGCGTATGTGAAACCGGCTTGA
- a CDS encoding nitroreductase family deazaflavin-dependent oxidoreductase yields the protein MNEEIKEALRKDRTIDIITVGAKSGFPRKIEIWFTNVNGRIIICGTPDAEGGKGPRSRRDWLANLKANPEFTFCLKESLQVELPARAVEIVDPEDRRILMSAPETKWYRDQVASLDDLVNASPIVEVFFRD from the coding sequence ATGAATGAAGAAATCAAAGAGGCTCTGCGGAAAGATCGAACGATTGATATCATCACCGTTGGCGCAAAGTCAGGATTTCCCAGAAAAATTGAAATCTGGTTTACCAATGTGAATGGTCGTATTATCATCTGCGGAACACCCGATGCAGAAGGTGGTAAAGGCCCTCGCTCGCGGCGGGACTGGTTAGCAAACTTGAAAGCCAATCCCGAGTTTACATTTTGTCTCAAAGAATCTCTCCAAGTTGAACTACCCGCAAGAGCCGTTGAAATTGTTGACCCAGAAGATCGTAGAATTTTGATGAGTGCTCCAGAAACGAAATGGTATCGCGACCAGGTGGCTTCACTTGATGATTTGGTAAATGCAAGTCCAATCGTGGAAGTGTTCTTTAGGGATTAA